The DNA segment AGCGACGGAAAATCTCCAGCTGGACGGCTTTGCAGAGGATTGCCCTGGTGCCGGCATCTTTCGCTATCTGCATGAGTACCTGGTGCTGACTGCACCTGATTCAACGTTGCAGACGCGATGGCAACTGCCGGCATGCCTTGCACCGCGAGAGGGTAGACCGGGGCTGAGTTTCCATCGAAATCCCCGGCGTTGGTCGAGCATGGGGGAACTCTGTTGGTTGAACAGCGCTTATCGAGGACAGGAATTCGTGTTCGATATGGCGTGCGATAGCGCACCGCTCGCGTGGCTGAGGTCCCTTCTGATGGCGCGCTGAGATCGTCGCGTATGGGAAGATTTTAATCGGTTAGAGAACAGAAACAGGGGGTAACACTATGGCTAGGAACTTGTGGGAGGAGTGTTACCCCCGGCGGGGACTTCGTATGCCCTGACGGGTCGTAAGGGAACATTTCAGCGCAGAAAGAGCGCGTACCTAAAAGTAAAATCTATATAAGTTATTGATTTATAATGATTTATAAAAAGCTGGCACGAGACATGCTCTATGTATGGGACAACAACAATAAAAAGCTTCAAAAAGAAAGTTTTCGACTCTGACAAAACAACAACAACAGCCCAGAGAAGAAGCAAACCGATTTTTTTGGACAGGGTGTGTCGTTCCATACCCGGTGACCCGAGCAACAGAACAATAAAACTACCTTGAGGTAGCGGCGCTCTGGTTGGTTCAGCAATGACGATGACATGATCAGCGTCCAAAAAAATCCGTTTGCCCTCGGTCCATGTTGGGACCAGCCAATTCTGGCTCATAGTAGCCAGTAGCGAAGAACAACAACGAATATTGAATAAAAACAACAACAAAAAAATGAAAAAACATTTGAGGGGAGCTTCGGCTCCCCTCAGTGCTTTCCGGCTTTTGCAAAATCCCTTTCTTTCCCCCGTTTCCAAAATCGCTCAGGAATCGCGCTTTAGCGCGTTTCTGCCTCAGCTCGGGCATCGCCGTGCCAGGCCGTGAAGCATAGTCTGGAAGCCCTAGCCGAGGCCCTGGAGGCCATAGAGGAGCAGCAGGATGGATGAGGTCGAGCGTGATGACCCGAGCATCACCGATGAACAGATCAGTGCCTACATGATGAGGCAGCTGCGCTCAGGCAGGGTCAAGCCGGGTGTGCTGGTCGTGTTGACCGAGAAGAACTTCCCGGGCGCCGCACGCGAGCGGATCATCCGCTGCTTCAACGCCCTGGATTCCAAGTATTTGAAGGGGTGACGCAGAGCCTTGGCGAGGAATCGTTATGCACTTTCTCGCTAAGCTTTATTGTGAAACACAAAGCCTTGTAAATCAGTGGCTTGAGCCGTGAATCTGGCGAATCGCCAATATTCTGTTCACAGCTTATCCACAAATCAGGCGGCGTGTTCGGCGGTAGCCGCTGTTTGCGGGCCTTCGATCTCGCGTTGGGTTGCTTCCACCCAGGCAAAAGCCCTCTCGTTCAGCTCGGCGATAGCCCTCGGACCCTCCCCTTCCGCGTGCATCACGGGGCCGATGACGACCTGGATGGTGCCCGGATGCTTGGCCCAACCTTCCTTCGGCCAGAAATGCCCGGCATTGAGAGCCACCGGCAGGACCGGCAGCCCCGCATTGACCGCCAGCGCCGCGCCTCCGCGTGAGAACTTGCCCATTTGCCCGAGCGGCACGCGGGTGCCCTCCGGGAAGATCAGCACCCAGGCGCCCTGCTTCAGGCGTTCATCACCCTGCGCGGCCAGCTGTTTGAGGGCCGCTTTGGGGTTGCTGCGGTCAATGGCGATGGGCTTCATCAGGGCCATCGCCCAGCCGAAGAAGGGCACTCGCAGGAGTTCCCGCTTGACCACCTGACTGAGGGGCTCGAAGGCGCCCGAAAGGTAGAAGGTTTCCCAGGTGCTCTGGTGCTTGGCCAGAATCACGCAGGGGCGCTCGGGCACATTCTCCAGCCCTTTCACCTCATAGCGGATGCCGACCACGACCTTCGCCAGCCAGACCGCGAAACGGCACCAGCGCCAGACGATGAAGCGATAGCGCATGCGGAACGGCATGAAGGGCGCGAAAAAGAGGCTAAGCGTGCCCCAGATGAAGGCGCTCAACGACAGCAACAGGTAGAAGAGGAAGGTTCTGATGGCCTGCACTGTCGTCATGGGAGTTCTTGACCTTACTGAAGGAGATGCGTGGCGACTGAGGCCAGATCGTCGAATACCAGGGTTCCCGCTGGCAAGGATTTGGCCAGCGTTCGTTCGCCTTTGCCGGTCTTCACCAGAACGGGCTGACAATCGACGGCCTGCGCGGCTTCCAGGTCACCACTGCTGTCGCCGACGAACCAGATTCCAGCAAGGTCCACGCCATAGTGCTCGGCGATGCGCTTGAGCATGCCGGGGCGTGGCTTGCGGCAGTCGCAGCCTTCGTCAGGGCCGTGGGGGCAGAATTCGATGATGCCGAGTTCCCCGCCCTGCTCCGCTACCAGCTCGCGCAGGCGAACATGCATGGAGTCGAGGGTGGCGAGGTCGTAATAGCCGCGGGCGATGCCCGACTGGTTGGTGGCCACGGCAACGGTCCAGCCGGCTTTGCTCAGGCAGGCGATGGCGGCGATGGCACTGGGAATGGGGATCCATTCCTCGAGGGATTTGATGTACGCGTCGGAGTCTTCGTTGATGACACCGTCGCGGTCGAGAATCAGTAGTTTCATGAACAACGCCTGAAACGCCGAGCCAGACCCGAAGCGCTCTGCCAGGGGCCCGGCTCGCGTTATCACTTAGCCCAGTACCGAGATGTCCGCCACGCCCAGGAACAG comes from the Pseudomonas sp. TCU-HL1 genome and includes:
- the gmhB gene encoding D-glycero-beta-D-manno-heptose 1,7-bisphosphate 7-phosphatase, translating into MFMKLLILDRDGVINEDSDAYIKSLEEWIPIPSAIAAIACLSKAGWTVAVATNQSGIARGYYDLATLDSMHVRLRELVAEQGGELGIIEFCPHGPDEGCDCRKPRPGMLKRIAEHYGVDLAGIWFVGDSSGDLEAAQAVDCQPVLVKTGKGERTLAKSLPAGTLVFDDLASVATHLLQ
- a CDS encoding lysophospholipid acyltransferase family protein translates to MTTVQAIRTFLFYLLLSLSAFIWGTLSLFFAPFMPFRMRYRFIVWRWCRFAVWLAKVVVGIRYEVKGLENVPERPCVILAKHQSTWETFYLSGAFEPLSQVVKRELLRVPFFGWAMALMKPIAIDRSNPKAALKQLAAQGDERLKQGAWVLIFPEGTRVPLGQMGKFSRGGAALAVNAGLPVLPVALNAGHFWPKEGWAKHPGTIQVVIGPVMHAEGEGPRAIAELNERAFAWVEATQREIEGPQTAATAEHAA